One Gemella haemolysans ATCC 10379 DNA segment encodes these proteins:
- a CDS encoding rolling circle replication-associated protein, which yields MARNLSDNIKNIFPKRIVKYYSYGDTIEISNVIRNQSILVLPNKKYAVISTGEIKEMINKGDTRDINISSLKRTMRTLRRLIAHNFKGGIKELWVTLTYKETITDPNTIYNDFKVFIKKIRKHYGHVEYISVIEPHAKYGKFHLHVLLKSPKKLYIENSHLAELWGKGFTKTKRLSEKDSIANYVVSYLTNLDTSELNETDNSESNKKSIIKGNRLYLYPKGLRIYRKSKGIINPDEGIDIKENLIEEYTLYPTPEYTANYSIKDNNEEEILIIKEFFKRRRKK from the coding sequence ATGGCTAGAAACTTATCTGATAATATTAAGAATATTTTTCCTAAAAGAATTGTGAAATACTACAGTTATGGAGATACGATTGAAATTTCCAATGTAATTAGAAATCAATCTATTCTTGTTCTTCCAAATAAAAAGTATGCTGTAATTTCTACAGGAGAAATAAAGGAGATGATAAATAAAGGAGACACGAGAGATATTAATATCTCTTCCTTAAAACGGACTATGAGAACACTTAGAAGATTAATAGCACATAATTTTAAAGGTGGTATAAAAGAATTGTGGGTCACTCTAACTTATAAAGAAACTATCACTGATCCAAATACAATATATAATGATTTTAAAGTTTTTATAAAGAAAATTAGAAAACATTATGGGCATGTAGAATATATTTCAGTGATAGAACCACATGCAAAATATGGTAAATTTCATCTTCATGTTCTTTTAAAAAGTCCTAAAAAATTATATATAGAAAATTCTCATCTTGCAGAATTGTGGGGAAAAGGATTTACAAAGACTAAAAGATTATCTGAAAAAGATTCAATTGCGAATTATGTTGTTAGTTATCTAACTAATTTAGATACAAGTGAATTGAATGAGACAGATAATTCTGAATCTAATAAAAAGTCAATTATTAAAGGTAATAGATTGTATTTGTATCCTAAAGGGTTAAGAATATACAGAAAATCTAAAGGAATAATTAATCCTGATGAAGGCATTGATATTAAAGAAAATTTAATAGAAGAATATACTCTATATCCTACTCCAGAATATACTGCAAATTATTCAATTAAAGATAATAATGAGGAGGAAATTCTAATAATAAAAGAATTTTTCAAAAGAAGGAGAAAGAAATGA